One segment of Porticoccus hydrocarbonoclasticus MCTG13d DNA contains the following:
- the alaS gene encoding alanine--tRNA ligase encodes MKSAEIRDAFLKYFASQGHAVVPSSSLVPDNDPTLLFTNAGMVQFKDVFLGVEQRPYCRAASSQRCVRAGGKHNDLENVGYTARHHTFFEMLGNFSFGDYFKRDAIRFAWTFLTEVLGLPEERLWITVHVSDDEAADIWLNEVAVSPERFSRLDEDNFWQMGDTGPCGPSSEIFYDHGPDVPGGPPGSENDDLDRYIEIWNLVFMQFERSADGHQTPLPKPSIDTGMGLERIAAVMQGVHSNYDIDLFQALLKAAAEVTGTRDLENKSLRVIADHIRSCSFLIVDGVLPANEGRGYVLRRIIRRAVRHGHKLGQTSLFFHKLVAALVAEMGDAYPELAKAQAQVEKVLLAEERQFEKTLDKGMSLLESALNDLQGNVIPGELIFTLYDTFGFPVDLTNDIARERGLSLDMASYEAAMEQQRQRARSAGAFKVDYSHSLVLDGATAFTGYDNLSGQGEVRALLREGAQVSQLATGEEGIVVLDQTPFYAESGGQAGDSGYLLAEGVEFEVRDCQKQGGHYLHIGMLLSGSITEAQPLEARVDNAVRAATALNHSATHLLHAALREILGDHVTQKGSLVDSKRLRFDFSHPEAVDAKQLKAIERRVNEEIRINSPVQTEICDMETARQKGAMALFGEKYGDQVRVLTMGDDFSVELCGGTHVLRTGDIGLLRIVSETGIASGVRRIEAVTGAQALTYLDELEAQLEHIAELVKARPANAVQKVGVLCAEMKALERENAQLKGRLASSAGSDLVSQAITVNGVQVLLADIKGTDPKSMRDTVDQLKNKLGASVILLAAVNDGKVALVAGVTPEVTGRLKAGDLVQRVAVDLGGKGGGRPDMAQGGGTDVHALPSALKSAAEWVQQQLSG; translated from the coding sequence ATGAAAAGTGCTGAAATACGTGATGCTTTCCTGAAGTATTTTGCCAGCCAGGGACATGCTGTTGTGCCCAGTAGTAGCCTGGTGCCCGACAACGATCCGACATTGCTGTTTACCAATGCCGGTATGGTGCAGTTCAAGGATGTCTTTCTGGGCGTCGAGCAGCGGCCATACTGCCGCGCCGCTTCTTCGCAGCGCTGTGTCAGGGCGGGGGGCAAACACAACGACCTGGAAAACGTGGGCTACACTGCACGACACCACACCTTTTTTGAAATGCTGGGCAACTTCAGCTTTGGCGACTATTTCAAGCGCGATGCCATTCGCTTCGCATGGACGTTCCTCACTGAGGTGCTCGGGCTGCCTGAAGAACGCCTGTGGATCACCGTGCATGTCTCCGATGATGAGGCGGCAGACATCTGGTTGAATGAAGTAGCTGTCAGTCCTGAACGGTTCTCGCGTCTTGATGAAGATAACTTCTGGCAGATGGGCGACACCGGCCCCTGTGGGCCGAGTTCAGAAATTTTCTATGACCATGGTCCGGATGTACCCGGCGGTCCCCCTGGTAGTGAAAATGACGATCTGGATCGCTATATCGAGATCTGGAATCTGGTTTTCATGCAGTTTGAGCGCAGTGCCGACGGGCACCAGACACCTTTGCCAAAACCCTCCATCGACACCGGCATGGGGCTGGAGCGCATCGCTGCCGTGATGCAGGGTGTTCACAGCAACTACGATATTGATCTGTTTCAGGCACTATTAAAAGCGGCTGCAGAAGTGACCGGCACCCGTGACCTGGAAAACAAGTCGTTGAGAGTCATCGCGGATCACATTCGCTCCTGCAGTTTTCTGATTGTGGACGGTGTGCTTCCGGCCAACGAAGGGCGAGGGTATGTACTGCGACGGATTATTCGCCGCGCCGTTCGTCATGGCCACAAACTGGGTCAGACAAGTCTGTTTTTCCACAAGCTGGTGGCGGCGCTGGTCGCCGAAATGGGCGATGCCTACCCGGAACTGGCCAAAGCCCAGGCCCAGGTGGAGAAGGTATTGCTGGCGGAAGAGCGGCAGTTTGAAAAAACCCTGGATAAAGGCATGTCCCTGCTTGAATCGGCCCTCAATGATTTGCAGGGTAATGTGATTCCGGGAGAACTGATCTTTACTCTGTACGACACGTTTGGTTTCCCGGTGGACCTGACCAATGACATCGCCCGGGAGCGCGGACTGTCTCTGGATATGGCCAGTTATGAAGCAGCCATGGAGCAGCAGCGCCAGCGGGCGCGCAGCGCCGGTGCCTTCAAGGTGGATTACAGTCATTCGCTGGTGTTGGATGGTGCCACGGCTTTTACCGGGTACGACAACCTCTCCGGTCAGGGTGAGGTTCGGGCGCTACTCAGGGAGGGGGCGCAGGTCAGTCAGCTTGCCACCGGGGAGGAGGGGATCGTCGTCCTCGATCAGACCCCTTTCTATGCCGAGTCCGGCGGTCAGGCTGGCGACAGCGGTTACCTGCTCGCCGAGGGTGTCGAGTTTGAAGTGCGCGATTGTCAGAAACAGGGCGGCCACTACCTGCACATTGGTATGCTGTTGTCGGGCTCGATCACTGAAGCACAACCACTGGAAGCCCGGGTCGACAACGCGGTGCGCGCTGCGACTGCGCTCAACCACTCTGCCACTCACCTGTTACACGCTGCACTGCGGGAAATTCTTGGCGATCACGTCACCCAGAAAGGGTCGCTGGTGGACAGCAAGCGGCTGCGTTTTGATTTCAGTCATCCCGAGGCGGTCGACGCAAAACAGCTGAAAGCCATTGAGCGGCGGGTCAACGAAGAAATTCGCATCAACAGCCCCGTACAAACAGAAATCTGCGATATGGAGACGGCCAGACAGAAAGGTGCGATGGCCCTGTTTGGTGAGAAATACGGTGATCAGGTACGTGTCCTGACCATGGGGGATGACTTTTCTGTCGAGCTCTGCGGCGGAACCCATGTGCTGCGCACGGGCGACATCGGTTTGCTCAGGATTGTCAGTGAAACCGGTATCGCCTCCGGTGTGCGCCGTATTGAGGCCGTGACCGGTGCACAGGCACTGACTTACCTGGATGAGCTGGAAGCCCAGCTGGAACACATTGCCGAGCTCGTCAAAGCCCGTCCGGCGAATGCCGTTCAAAAGGTGGGAGTACTCTGTGCCGAAATGAAAGCGCTGGAAAGGGAAAATGCCCAACTGAAGGGCCGACTGGCCAGTAGTGCGGGTAGCGATCTGGTCAGTCAGGCGATAACGGTCAATGGTGTTCAGGTTTTGCTGGCTGATATCAAGGGTACAGATCCGAAATCCATGCGCGATACCGTGGATCAATTGAAGAACAAGCTGGGTGCATCGGTCATTCTGCTGGCTGCGGTGAATGACGGAAAGGTAGCGCTGGTTGCCGGTGTGACGCCTGAGGTGACAGGTCGTCTGAAAGCGGGTGACCTGGTGCAGCGTGTCGCCGTTGATTTGGGTGGAAAAGGCGGTGGTCGTCCGGACATGGCGCAGGGTGGTGGTACAGATGTGCATGCGCTCCCGTCGGCACTGAAATCAGCGGCCGAGTGGGTGCAGCAACAGCTTTCCGGATGA
- a CDS encoding histidine triad nucleotide-binding protein: MSEETIFSRIIKGDIPADIVYEDELCIAIRDVAPKAPTHLLVIPRKPIPRLVDASPEDQKILGHLMLAVGEIACKAGIGDAFRVVINNGEGAGQTVFHLHLHILGNKAFSEAELGF; this comes from the coding sequence ATGTCAGAAGAAACCATCTTCAGCCGAATTATCAAGGGTGACATTCCTGCCGACATCGTCTATGAAGACGAGCTTTGTATCGCCATCAGGGACGTTGCCCCCAAGGCGCCTACGCATCTGCTGGTGATTCCACGGAAACCGATTCCCCGACTGGTCGATGCCTCTCCGGAGGATCAGAAAATCCTCGGTCATCTCATGCTGGCGGTGGGGGAGATTGCCTGTAAAGCCGGTATTGGTGATGCCTTCAGGGTAGTGATTAACAACGGCGAAGGAGCTGGCCAGACGGTGTTTCACCTCCATCTGCATATTCTTGGCAATAAAGCATTTTCTGAGGCTGAACTCGGATTCTGA
- a CDS encoding Trm112 family protein — protein sequence MIDKKLLSILVCPVSKGSLEYDREKDELVCRASGLAYPIRDGIPVMLESEARPLSTDEKLGDTH from the coding sequence ATGATTGATAAAAAACTACTCAGTATCCTGGTATGCCCGGTGAGTAAGGGATCACTGGAATATGACAGGGAAAAAGACGAACTTGTCTGTCGGGCCAGCGGTCTGGCCTACCCGATTCGCGATGGTATCCCGGTGATGCTGGAAAGTGAGGCCCGCCCACTCAGCACCGACGAAAAACTCGGTGACACTCACTAG
- a CDS encoding M23 family metallopeptidase gives MLLRCLSLCRRPLVLLLCLLPMWSFSLELKGELVQGGMLIGQVTPGEQVEIMGRPVRVDDQGLFVFGLGRDAPAEIKLTHTNGGNEVTTFSYAVEQRVYREQRVEGVPQKTVTPPPEVLERIRREATLVREARTVDGRRTDFLTGFVKPLEGPITGVYGSRRVYNGTPGNPHYGLDIAAPTGTEVFAPAPGVVTLVHRDMFYSGGTLLIDHGYGISSTFIHLSELLVEEGQQVAPGDPVARVGATGRATGPHLDWRINWFDVRLDPALVLDQFPAAK, from the coding sequence ATGTTATTGAGATGTCTGTCCCTATGTCGTCGGCCGCTTGTTCTGCTGCTGTGTCTGCTGCCGATGTGGTCTTTTTCGCTGGAGCTTAAAGGCGAGCTGGTGCAGGGTGGCATGCTGATCGGCCAGGTGACGCCCGGCGAGCAGGTTGAGATCATGGGCCGTCCTGTCAGGGTGGATGATCAGGGCTTGTTTGTGTTTGGTCTTGGCCGGGATGCTCCTGCAGAAATCAAGCTCACCCACACCAATGGCGGTAATGAGGTGACGACCTTCAGTTACGCCGTGGAGCAGAGAGTCTATCGCGAGCAGCGTGTGGAGGGTGTGCCACAGAAGACCGTCACACCGCCGCCCGAGGTGCTGGAGCGAATTCGAAGGGAGGCGACACTGGTGCGCGAAGCGAGAACTGTGGACGGCCGGCGAACAGATTTTCTGACAGGCTTTGTCAAACCCCTGGAAGGGCCTATCACCGGCGTCTATGGAAGCCGCAGGGTTTACAACGGTACGCCGGGAAACCCCCACTACGGTCTGGATATCGCCGCCCCCACCGGTACTGAGGTTTTTGCGCCTGCACCGGGTGTCGTGACACTAGTGCACCGTGATATGTTTTATTCCGGTGGCACCCTGTTGATCGACCACGGTTACGGTATCAGCTCCACCTTCATCCACCTCAGTGAGTTGCTGGTTGAAGAAGGGCAGCAAGTGGCCCCCGGTGACCCGGTTGCCCGCGTCGGTGCGACCGGTCGTGCCACCGGCCCGCATCTGGACTGGCGGATCAACTGGTTCGATGTCCGTCTCGATCCGGCGCTGGTGCTGGACCAGTTCCCCGCAGCAAAGTAA
- a CDS encoding YheT family hydrolase — MHLQLPDFCPPPGLRNAHIQSLLSNAGPRQWLVNNRCLAMRARSKTLLLNGSHDGQAVKLLAAFDRADRDNNKLAVLLHGWEGSGESTYILSAAHYLYQRGFNVLRLNLRDHGGSLHLNSGTFNSTLSEEVATAIMDFLRQQPHHHCSLAGYSLGGNFALRIAADVGTEIPLSSVVAICPPVDPAHAMERIMDGPVYRNHFFDKWTRSLEKKLHFFPELLDDKSLPHFSSLVALNDYFVPTFTPFRDASEYFSAYALSGDRLSSLSVPAYLITSEDDPIVPVTDLEKIHRPDALAFVVTALGGHCGFVENYRLDCWIDRCLAEIFSHHPFHYQ, encoded by the coding sequence ATGCACCTCCAGCTGCCCGACTTTTGCCCACCACCCGGTTTGCGCAATGCACACATCCAGAGCCTGCTCAGCAACGCAGGTCCCAGACAATGGCTGGTTAACAATCGGTGTCTGGCCATGAGAGCACGCAGCAAGACCTTGCTGCTCAACGGCTCACACGATGGTCAGGCGGTAAAACTATTGGCAGCGTTTGATCGGGCAGATCGCGACAATAATAAACTGGCTGTGTTATTGCATGGCTGGGAGGGCAGCGGAGAGTCCACCTATATACTCTCCGCCGCCCACTATCTTTACCAACGCGGTTTCAATGTACTGAGACTCAACCTTCGCGACCACGGCGGGAGCCTGCATCTCAACAGCGGGACGTTCAACTCCACCCTGTCCGAGGAAGTTGCCACCGCCATCATGGATTTTTTGCGTCAGCAACCCCACCATCACTGCTCCCTGGCAGGCTACTCGCTGGGCGGCAACTTTGCCCTGCGCATTGCCGCCGATGTCGGCACCGAGATACCGCTGTCGTCAGTAGTGGCCATCTGCCCACCCGTGGACCCAGCACATGCCATGGAACGCATTATGGACGGCCCGGTTTACCGCAACCATTTCTTTGACAAGTGGACCCGTTCACTGGAGAAAAAACTGCATTTTTTCCCCGAGCTGCTGGATGACAAATCACTGCCGCATTTCTCGTCACTGGTCGCCCTGAATGACTACTTTGTGCCCACCTTCACTCCCTTCAGGGATGCCAGCGAATACTTTTCGGCCTACGCACTGAGCGGCGACAGGTTGTCCAGCCTCAGCGTGCCGGCCTACCTCATCACCAGTGAGGATGATCCGATTGTGCCGGTTACCGATTTGGAAAAGATTCACCGCCCCGATGCACTCGCGTTCGTGGTGACGGCATTGGGTGGACACTGTGGATTCGTTGAAAACTACCGGTTGGATTGCTGGATTGATCGCTGTCTGGCTGAAATTTTCAGCCATCATCCGTTTCATTATCAGTAA
- a CDS encoding regulatory protein RecX — protein MKKAAESDPQRLIRHRAMDLLARREHSAHELQAKLVEKFPEHTPLVGPVLAGLTQDNLQSDQRFAEAYVRALIHRGQGGYRIRQALQQRGIDSSLAEQTIADCGEDWFELAVQVMHKKYGRQPCTSFAERARRSRFLQYRGFSAEQIQACFTDNETDDG, from the coding sequence TTGAAGAAAGCCGCTGAATCGGATCCGCAGCGTTTGATCCGCCATCGGGCCATGGATCTTCTGGCTCGCCGTGAGCACTCTGCCCATGAGTTGCAGGCCAAGCTGGTAGAGAAGTTTCCCGAACACACTCCGCTGGTGGGGCCAGTTTTGGCGGGGCTGACGCAGGACAACCTGCAATCTGATCAGCGTTTTGCTGAAGCCTATGTTCGCGCGCTTATTCACCGCGGGCAGGGAGGCTATCGGATTCGTCAGGCATTACAGCAACGGGGGATTGATTCGTCCCTGGCCGAGCAGACGATTGCCGATTGCGGTGAAGACTGGTTTGAACTGGCCGTTCAGGTGATGCATAAGAAATATGGCCGTCAGCCCTGCACCAGTTTTGCCGAGCGCGCCAGGCGCAGCCGTTTTCTCCAGTACCGCGGGTTCAGTGCTGAACAGATTCAGGCCTGCTTTACTGATAATGAAACGGATGATGGCTGA
- a CDS encoding DUF4126 domain-containing protein — MDSYQELISVIALTAGVGWASGINLYALVLVLGIAGATGNIQLPAELAVVQSPMVIMAAGVMYVIEFIADKVPGVDTGWDTLHTFIRIPAGAMLAAGAVGDVTPALEIAAGLMGGTLAGASHLTKASTRALINTSPEPVSNWTASISEDLLVLGGLWTMFNHPVLFLCLMVLFIALVIWLLPKLWRLIKRIFVKIGQWLGMVEKPVAPTVPDAEPPVALPPEERSP, encoded by the coding sequence ATGGATAGTTATCAGGAACTGATCAGCGTGATTGCCCTGACGGCAGGCGTTGGCTGGGCCAGCGGCATCAATTTGTATGCGTTGGTACTGGTATTGGGCATAGCGGGAGCGACCGGCAACATCCAGTTGCCCGCAGAGTTGGCTGTGGTGCAGAGTCCTATGGTGATCATGGCCGCTGGCGTCATGTATGTGATTGAGTTTATTGCGGACAAAGTGCCGGGGGTCGATACCGGCTGGGATACCCTGCATACCTTCATCCGCATACCCGCCGGGGCCATGCTGGCCGCGGGGGCGGTGGGCGATGTCACGCCGGCGCTGGAAATTGCGGCGGGATTGATGGGGGGTACTCTGGCCGGTGCCAGCCATCTCACCAAGGCCTCCACCCGGGCACTGATCAATACGTCTCCTGAACCCGTCAGCAACTGGACAGCATCCATCAGTGAAGATCTGCTGGTGTTGGGCGGGCTGTGGACAATGTTTAATCACCCGGTATTGTTCCTCTGCCTGATGGTACTGTTTATTGCACTGGTGATCTGGTTGCTGCCCAAGTTGTGGCGGTTGATCAAAAGGATTTTTGTCAAGATCGGCCAGTGGCTGGGCATGGTCGAGAAGCCCGTCGCCCCGACCGTCCCTGATGCCGAGCCGCCGGTTGCGCTGCCGCCGGAGGAGCGGTCGCCTTGA
- a CDS encoding sterol desaturase family protein, translating into MDISELVLYKSILVLGFMLLLFASERKWPAAQRPDVIATSRRLGKNLSLWLCNSALSPLIVLPITLFAVNQSAATWRTVWPGDGWGIALDILLLDLWIYWWHRANHRLPLLWRFHRVHHLDQWLDVTSAVRFHFGEVVLSALVRGAVILLIGFPLLSVILFESLVLAVAGFHHSNIRLPANLEKWLSWVIVTPSIHWVHHHIDQRDTDSNYGAIFSFWDRLFASRSDKVREPAMPIGVDQAKDEGLWSLLLIPFRR; encoded by the coding sequence ATGGATATATCAGAACTGGTTCTCTACAAAAGTATTCTGGTGCTGGGGTTTATGCTGCTTTTGTTCGCATCTGAACGAAAATGGCCTGCTGCGCAACGGCCCGACGTCATCGCCACTTCCCGTCGACTCGGCAAAAATCTCTCATTGTGGCTCTGTAACAGTGCCCTATCGCCGCTGATCGTCCTGCCCATTACCCTGTTCGCCGTGAACCAGAGCGCGGCGACTTGGCGAACTGTTTGGCCGGGGGATGGCTGGGGCATTGCATTGGATATCCTGTTGCTGGATCTGTGGATTTACTGGTGGCACCGTGCCAATCATCGCTTACCTCTGTTATGGCGTTTCCATCGGGTTCATCACCTCGATCAGTGGCTGGACGTGACCTCAGCTGTGCGGTTCCACTTCGGTGAGGTGGTATTGTCGGCACTGGTGCGTGGTGCCGTTATTCTGCTGATCGGGTTCCCGCTGCTCTCGGTGATTCTCTTTGAATCGCTGGTGCTGGCTGTGGCGGGCTTTCACCATTCCAATATCCGGCTGCCCGCGAATCTGGAGAAGTGGCTCTCGTGGGTGATCGTGACGCCCTCTATTCACTGGGTGCACCACCACATTGACCAGCGCGACACGGACAGTAATTATGGGGCTATATTCAGCTTCTGGGATCGCCTGTTTGCCAGTCGGTCGGACAAGGTTCGCGAACCGGCCATGCCGATTGGTGTGGATCAGGCAAAGGATGAGGGGTTATGGTCCCTGTTGTTAATACCATTCCGGCGTTGA
- the recA gene encoding recombinase RecA: MDPNKEKALQAALGQIERQFGKGTVMRMGDREHVVMPSISTGSLGLDIALGIGGLPKGRVVEIYGPESSGKTTLTLQVIAEAQKKGGTCAFVDAEHALDPDYAEKLGVNVDDLIVSQPDTGEQALEVTDMLVRSGAIDVLVVDSVAALTPRAEIEGEMGDHHVGLQARLMSQALRKLTSNIKQANCLVIFINQIRMKIGVMFGNPETTTGGNALKFYSSVRLDIRRIGAVKEGEEVVGNETRVKVVKNKVSPPFKQCEFQILYGEGINHLGEVVDLGVKCGLIDKAGAWYAYNGTKIGQGKANACEYLKENPEIAAEVEQKIRQQLMAPAKPPKQELPADPAEAEEVQN; encoded by the coding sequence ATGGATCCAAACAAGGAAAAAGCGCTGCAGGCAGCACTCGGTCAGATCGAGCGGCAATTTGGCAAGGGAACTGTCATGCGGATGGGCGACCGGGAACATGTGGTCATGCCATCTATCTCAACCGGGTCGCTGGGTCTGGATATCGCATTGGGCATCGGTGGTCTGCCGAAGGGTCGTGTAGTGGAAATTTATGGGCCGGAATCCTCCGGTAAAACCACGTTGACGCTTCAGGTGATTGCCGAGGCGCAAAAGAAAGGCGGCACCTGTGCTTTTGTGGATGCGGAACATGCGCTGGATCCAGACTACGCCGAAAAACTGGGTGTCAATGTGGATGACCTGATTGTCTCCCAGCCGGATACCGGCGAACAGGCTCTGGAGGTCACCGATATGCTGGTGCGTTCAGGAGCCATTGATGTGCTGGTGGTGGATTCGGTGGCGGCCCTGACGCCCCGTGCAGAAATTGAAGGTGAAATGGGCGATCACCATGTGGGCTTGCAGGCCCGCCTGATGTCCCAGGCACTGCGCAAACTGACCAGCAATATCAAGCAGGCCAACTGTCTGGTGATCTTTATTAACCAGATCAGAATGAAGATCGGGGTGATGTTTGGCAATCCGGAAACCACCACGGGCGGTAATGCCCTTAAATTTTACTCCTCGGTGCGGCTGGATATTCGGCGTATCGGTGCCGTCAAGGAAGGCGAGGAAGTGGTGGGTAACGAAACCCGTGTCAAGGTGGTTAAAAACAAAGTGTCTCCCCCGTTCAAACAGTGTGAATTCCAGATTTTATACGGTGAGGGCATCAACCATCTGGGTGAAGTGGTCGATCTGGGGGTCAAGTGTGGCCTGATTGACAAGGCAGGTGCCTGGTATGCCTATAACGGCACCAAAATTGGACAGGGAAAAGCGAATGCCTGCGAGTATTTGAAGGAAAATCCGGAAATTGCCGCTGAGGTTGAACAGAAAATCCGTCAGCAGTTAATGGCCCCGGCCAAACCTCCAAAACAGGAGCTGCCAGCGGACCCTGCGGAAGCGGAAGAGGTTCAAAACTGA
- a CDS encoding CinA family protein, whose protein sequence is MDNQTVSLSARLGELLLNRHATVTCAESCTGGGIASAITGIPGSSQWFQLGLVTYANSAKQQLLGLSPDVLAAEGAVSEVVVIEMARAVLALADADISVAVSGVAGPDGGTEAKPVGTVWFCWMLRDGFPVARCFRFPGDRAAVRTAAVQQALLGLIELLEN, encoded by the coding sequence ATGGATAATCAAACGGTTTCGCTGTCGGCCCGGCTGGGAGAGCTGTTGCTCAATCGCCATGCCACGGTTACCTGCGCGGAATCCTGTACCGGTGGTGGCATCGCCAGTGCCATCACCGGGATTCCCGGCAGTTCCCAATGGTTTCAGCTGGGGCTGGTGACCTACGCCAACAGTGCCAAGCAGCAGTTGTTGGGGTTGTCCCCTGACGTGCTCGCCGCTGAGGGAGCGGTCAGTGAAGTGGTGGTCATCGAAATGGCGCGGGCTGTCCTGGCCCTTGCCGATGCCGATATCAGTGTGGCAGTGAGCGGTGTGGCGGGGCCGGATGGCGGCACCGAGGCGAAACCAGTGGGGACGGTCTGGTTTTGCTGGATGCTTCGCGACGGTTTTCCGGTCGCCCGCTGTTTCAGGTTTCCCGGTGACCGGGCGGCGGTGAGAACGGCCGCAGTACAGCAGGCGTTGCTGGGATTAATTGAGTTGCTGGAAAATTAA
- a CDS encoding class I SAM-dependent RNA methyltransferase — MKPRRPHPKAKRQSPNRPIEFLIESIDPMGQGVAKIDSKPCFIAKTLPGEQGSATITRASKGVLFARMSNLSSTAENRITPACEHFEQCSGCHFLHTDYESELTYKRNALADHLKRLSVETPDIRVAPAEQRLGYRNRMQLHYRHKYLGMIDPVTDAVLEIPHCQVIDERLRETFDSLYQDKSWTEDHQGQGHCELYLTDDGVSVQWDQPYAHGGFTQVNRAMNEMLRETVRAQLDDLEVGTLLDLFSGEGNLSDLILPEHPGIERVMVDYAPERAKLKEELSFIHLDLFSDTALRAFKARTEHTRFDVLLVDPPRKGFVHLAQWVKAYRPKKLIYVSCSAPTMVRDLQLLGGDYRIEQVNLIDLFPGTYHYETQVTITFK; from the coding sequence TTGAAACCCAGAAGACCTCACCCCAAAGCCAAGCGGCAATCGCCAAACCGCCCGATTGAATTCCTCATCGAGAGCATCGACCCGATGGGGCAGGGGGTGGCAAAGATTGACAGCAAACCCTGTTTCATTGCCAAAACGTTGCCCGGTGAACAGGGCTCTGCAACCATTACCCGCGCCAGCAAAGGGGTGCTGTTTGCCCGGATGAGCAACCTTTCCAGCACTGCTGAAAACCGTATTACACCGGCCTGCGAGCATTTTGAGCAGTGCTCCGGCTGCCATTTTCTGCACACGGATTATGAAAGTGAGCTGACCTACAAGCGCAATGCCCTGGCGGATCATCTCAAACGTCTCAGCGTGGAGACCCCCGACATTCGCGTGGCACCTGCGGAGCAGCGGCTGGGCTACCGCAATCGCATGCAGTTGCACTACCGTCACAAGTATCTGGGTATGATCGACCCGGTCACCGATGCTGTTCTGGAAATTCCGCACTGCCAGGTGATTGATGAGCGACTTCGCGAGACCTTTGACAGCCTCTACCAGGACAAAAGCTGGACTGAGGATCACCAGGGTCAGGGGCACTGTGAGCTGTATCTGACCGATGACGGGGTCAGTGTGCAATGGGATCAACCCTATGCCCACGGCGGTTTTACCCAGGTCAACAGGGCCATGAATGAGATGCTGCGGGAGACCGTAAGAGCTCAGCTGGACGATCTTGAGGTCGGGACGTTGCTGGACCTATTCTCCGGTGAGGGCAACCTGTCAGATTTGATTCTGCCGGAGCACCCCGGTATCGAGCGGGTGATGGTGGACTATGCGCCGGAGCGGGCGAAGCTGAAGGAAGAGCTCAGCTTTATTCATCTGGATCTTTTTTCCGACACGGCGTTGCGGGCCTTCAAGGCGCGTACCGAGCACACCCGTTTCGATGTGCTGCTGGTGGACCCACCCCGCAAGGGCTTTGTTCATCTGGCACAATGGGTCAAAGCCTATCGGCCCAAAAAACTGATTTACGTCAGTTGCAGTGCCCCCACCATGGTGCGCGATCTGCAGTTGTTGGGCGGTGATTACCGGATCGAACAGGTGAATCTGATTGATCTGTTTCCCGGCACCTATCACTATGAAACCCAGGTTACCATTACCTTCAAATAA
- a CDS encoding glutathione S-transferase family protein yields the protein MGLLVNGTWQDKWYDTKASGGEFKRQESRFRHWITADGGPGPDGQQGFAASSGRYHLYVSLACPWAHRTLIFRQLKGLVEHIGVTVVEPLMLENGWEFSAEGDDLYGLDYLYQLYLKAARDYEGRVTVPVLWDKQQQTIVSNESADIIRMFNSAFDSMTGNRLDFYPAALRVEIDDINQRVYEEINNGVYRAGFATTQTAYERAYAGLFEALDWVEGRLANRDYLLGEQVTEADWRLFTTLVRFDAVYHGHFKCNRNRLLEFSNLPGYLSRLYKTPGVAETVNLDHIKKHYYGSHKTINPTGIVPVGPARLFVAD from the coding sequence ATGGGATTGTTGGTGAACGGGACATGGCAGGACAAGTGGTACGACACCAAAGCCAGTGGCGGGGAGTTCAAGCGGCAGGAAAGCCGGTTCCGGCACTGGATCACTGCGGATGGCGGCCCGGGCCCCGACGGGCAGCAGGGGTTTGCCGCCAGCAGTGGCCGGTATCATCTGTATGTTTCGCTGGCCTGTCCCTGGGCCCATCGGACGCTGATTTTTCGCCAGTTAAAGGGGCTGGTGGAGCATATTGGTGTCACTGTGGTGGAGCCACTGATGCTGGAAAATGGTTGGGAGTTTAGCGCGGAGGGCGATGATCTCTACGGGCTGGATTACCTCTATCAACTCTATTTGAAAGCCGCCCGTGATTATGAAGGGCGGGTGACCGTGCCGGTGTTGTGGGATAAACAACAGCAGACCATCGTCAGCAACGAATCTGCCGACATTATTCGAATGTTCAACAGTGCCTTTGATTCGATGACCGGTAACCGGCTGGATTTTTACCCGGCAGCTTTGCGCGTGGAGATAGATGACATTAATCAGCGGGTGTACGAGGAAATTAACAACGGCGTGTACCGGGCCGGATTTGCCACAACCCAGACCGCCTATGAGAGAGCCTACGCCGGGCTTTTTGAGGCGCTGGACTGGGTGGAGGGCAGACTGGCAAACCGGGATTATCTGTTGGGCGAACAGGTCACAGAGGCGGACTGGCGATTGTTCACCACGCTGGTGCGTTTCGATGCGGTTTACCACGGTCACTTCAAATGCAATCGCAACCGCTTGCTGGAGTTCTCGAATTTACCCGGCTATCTGTCCCGGTTATACAAAACCCCCGGTGTCGCAGAAACCGTCAACCTGGATCACATTAAAAAGCACTACTATGGAAGCCACAAAACCATCAATCCCACCGGTATCGTCCCGGTGGGTCCGGCCCGGTTGTTCGTTGCTGATTGA